From a single Nicotiana tomentosiformis chromosome 2, ASM39032v3, whole genome shotgun sequence genomic region:
- the LOC104105833 gene encoding oleosin H2-like: MGDRHAHGQIQTHQYPHQIQVHPHRTTHEAGGMIKSLLPQRGPSATQVLAIVTLLPVGGTLFCLAGITLFGSLIGLAVATPVFLLFSPVLVPAILTFALAVAGFLTSGAFGVTGLSSLSWILNYFRQGKFVPENLDAVKRRMQDAAVQLGQKTKDAGQTIQNKAREGKEGARTT; this comes from the exons ATGGGTGACCGTCACGCGCACGGCCAGATTCAAACTCACCAATACCCACACCAAATTCAAGTACACCCACACCGTACAACTCATGAAGCTGGTGGTATGATCAAAAGTCTTCTACCTCAAAGAGGTCCTTCAGCTACACAAGTGCTAGCAATTGTAACTCTTCTTCCTGTTGGTGGGACCCTTTTCTGCCTAGCTGGCATTACCCTTTTCGGCAGTTTAATTGGGCTTGCTGTTGCCACCCCTGTTTTTCTCCTCTTTAGCCCAGTTCTCGTACCTGCTATTCTGACATTTGCCCTTGCTGTTGCTGGTTTCTTGACTTCTGGTGCTTTTGGTGTTACTGGGCTTTCATCTCTCTCTTGGATTCTCAATTACTTTAGGCAAG GTAAGTTTGTGCCGGAGAATTTGGATGCGGTGAAGAGACGCATGCAAGATGCTGCTGTGCAGCTAGGACAGAAGACTAAGGATGCAGGACAAACAATTCAGAACAAAGCACGTGAAGGGAAAGAAGGCGCCAGGACTACTTAG